Genomic window (Vibrio sp. NTOU-M3):
AAAGTGGGGTGAACCTAGCTATAGTGTAAAAACAGGCAGCCCGCTAAGAATGGACTGGAAGCTAAAATCTCCTAACAACTATTACTTGTTCTTTAATTGCCAAACTAAGTTAGTCGATACATTTCGAGAATTGTATGGTGAAGAACTGGTGTTTCAGGGAAACAGAGCAATCGTTCTGTCCATATCGCAAGTGTTGCCAGAAACAGCAATCAAGTCCTGTTTAGAGTTAGCTTTAACCTATCAGCGGCGTAAACATTTACCTCTTTTGGGAGTGTGAAAAGTTCACATAACAAAGCGTTCAAGAGGGATTCCCAACGCGTGGCATTTTTACTGTGCGTTGGTTTAAGTGATTAAGGTGGTATGCGGCAGCTTCAGTATTGCGCTGCTCACCCCTTAACAGGGCGTTAGCTTCTTGGCATCGGAAATGAATTTCTAGGTGTGTTTTTTAACCCTAAAATCCTGAGATAAAGTGTCATTGTTTGTCTCGAGTCATTGGCAAGTTTGCGTGTCTGAAATCAGCAATTTCTATTCCCGGCTTCGGCGTGTGAATTCTCGCAGACGGCTCCCAGCGTGGCGGTTTTGGTTTGGCTTCAAGCAAATTCACAGTTTTGTAGAGGCTCACAAATTATGGGGTAGCTCGTTGTTTTTATAGGTAGGCTAATTCAAACTCCATTTGTGAAGTGCGGTAGTTCATCTTTAAGCTAACAAAGCATTTAAGAGCGACTCTCAACGCTTGGCGGGTTTAGTTCACAGTTTAAGTTTTGTGTTTACGGCACAATGGGTTGTGTTCGGCGGTAGCGTTGTTCGCGCCTTAATGCGGCGTTATACCAATCAACTAATTCATAGACTTAGAAGTCGAATATTAAGTTTAAATTAATGCAACTTTGCTCGATTTTAACGCTGTATTGGCCTAGAACATCACTTGCTCCGGAAAAGCTTTCGTCATACGTGTTTACCCATTCTATTTGTAGGTCTACTGGAGAATGCTTTGTAACTTTAACTCCTATTCCATAGGCTATATCATTGTCTCTTTCACTAATCCCAAAAGCACTAACTTGTTGCTTTCCCGCTCCTACTAGCCCATAGACTTCAATATGATCATTCACTGGAATAATAGCTTTTCCAAAAACAGCGAAGTAGTGATCAACGGAAACATCGTAACCAAGAAAATCACCTTCAGAAACATTCCCGTATCCTCTAAATTCGATAGCAGCGTATGAAGTAAATTTGTAACCGATGATAATCCCCAATAAAGTGTTGTTGCTGACACTTGTTTTGTAATCAGTACCGTCTACAGTAGCTGTTAAGTCAATATCAGATGAAGAAAGGCCAATACCAATGTAAGGCGTCGCTGTATTTGTTCCTGCTGCGAATGCAGTATGGCTTAGACATAGAGCGCATATTGCAAGGATAAGGTTGTTTCTCATGATAAATCCATTTAAAAAGTGTGGTCATATAATCTAGTTATAGTTTACTGGTTGCATATATCAAGTGAAGGGCAATATTGGTATAACAAAGCATTTAAGAGTGACTCACAACGCTTGGCGATTTCAGTTTAAACTTGGTTTCAGTGTTTAAGGCATAATGGTTTAGGTTAGGTGATTAGCGTTGTTCGCACCTTAATGCGGCGTTAAGCGCAATTTTAAAGCATCACAGGTTAAAAAGGAGATTGTTTTTGATTGAAGAACTTTTACTGCAAACACTGTTTACTTTAGTAGTGTTTTTCTATCCGGTGTACTTGATCTACAAACGAGCAGGGCTTAATACGAATTTAAGTTTTACGCTTTTTATCCCGTTTGTTGGTTATTTTGTTTGTCTATTAATTTTGATTTTTTCAAAATGGAATATTACTAATAAAACAGAGGGAGTAGAGTAATGGGCGGTATAAGTATTTGGCAGCTAATTATTTTGTCCTTAATAGTACTGATTCCCATATTACTGTTTGGGCCTATTCTCAAAAAAGCTGGTTTTTCAAAGTGGTGGTCTTTCATTATGTTGGTACCTATTGCCAATATCATTGCAATATGGGTATTCGCTCATATCAAATGGCCAGCTGAAGAAAATTGCGCTTAACAAAGCATTTAAGAGTGACTCACAACGCTTGGCGATTTTAGTTTAAACTTGGCTTTAGTGTTTAAGGTGGAGTGGTTTAGGCTGGCGGTAAGCGTTGTTCGCACCTTAATGCGGCGTTATATGCCATCGGAGTAATAAGGAAAATCATGCAATTGGAACTAGATGGTTACTATCTGCGTTCATTGAATGTGGAAGATGGAGAAGTATTTTACAATTGGTCTTGTGACCGTGAAGTTACACTCTATAGCCTTTCTTCGTATGCGTATCCTCAATCAAAATCAGATATCGAAAAATGGCTTTTATCCATAAA
Coding sequences:
- a CDS encoding outer membrane beta-barrel protein; protein product: MRNNLILAICALCLSHTAFAAGTNTATPYIGIGLSSSDIDLTATVDGTDYKTSVSNNTLLGIIIGYKFTSYAAIEFRGYGNVSEGDFLGYDVSVDHYFAVFGKAIIPVNDHIEVYGLVGAGKQQVSAFGISERDNDIAYGIGVKVTKHSPVDLQIEWVNTYDESFSGASDVLGQYSVKIEQSCINLNLIFDF
- a CDS encoding DUF1801 domain-containing protein, with the translated sequence MNKVVKERFDEYPENARIRLEELRNLVFQIASDLELGEVDETLKWGEPSYSVKTGSPLRMDWKLKSPNNYYLFFNCQTKLVDTFRELYGEELVFQGNRAIVLSISQVLPETAIKSCLELALTYQRRKHLPLLGV